The Raphanus sativus cultivar WK10039 chromosome 6, ASM80110v3, whole genome shotgun sequence sequence gtgatccgagttctaggaagcacttcatcgcgcttgaataattgtttggctccaattcaacatccaatgaaataccctaggctagctcttgtttaattgaatcaatctcgtgtttatttgcTTGTTAACTATCGTCTCTTTCAACCAAAACCATATCTTCATCTTAGCTAGATTTCGaaactcatagaactagagtgtagattGGTcttctggatttgaatctcaagtactacaattgcaactgttaacttggcagtagtaaggattcatttttagtgtatcaataAGCAAAAACCTTCTGATCTAAGAAATTGAAAATGTGTCTAATGGGTCTAACTGGCTGAGTGAGCCTATTGTGATTAATATGCCTAGTATAACAAGTTATCTTAACAATAaattgtttttctatttttttaacacCAAAAAGGATCCAATatatgtttctgttttgttcAACTCTTCTCCCTTCTTTCTATGCATTGGGTGTTTGGATACCCAATCAAATTTTGATCAgtttatttttaggttttttaatTCAATCTCTTAAATCCTTTTTATATCTTTGAATTAGATTTGGTTAATAATACTTTATACTGAATATGTTTTATAATTCTATATATGACACATTTTGGACCCAAATTCAAGATCGGATAATTGTAGAtcgttttgaatattttagttatcacatcaaaacatcaaatgtattttaaatatttatttaggttTTAAATACTATTGCATATACTAATATCGATTTCTTGGTTGGATTTTTAAGTTACTCATTCGTATTTGATTAGTTTacatttcaaattcaaataCATTATATACCGTTCTACTTAATCCAATCATGTATTTTTACAGTTTTGATCAGATATGATTAAGGTTTCTAGTTCAAGTTTTGTTTAAATCGTGGGTTTCACATTTTTCCTAGGTTTGGGCacatttatttggaaccaaagCATTGTAGCGAACCAAGCCAAAAAATAAGATTAGGTTTGGGTTTCGATCCTATCAATTATGAGAGCGACTCCTATATTTGTGGAaccaaaaaaaggaaaccaaaaaaaggaaaccaaactAGAATTAAACCTGGAACCGAATAGGTAGCCAAATTTCTATGGTATAGTTTATATAACTATAGATAATAATTACATTTAGTTTTAAagtaatcaaataattttaaaaatgttgttTATAAACCGGTATATCCAAAAAACTAAATTACCATAATatgttttatccaaaatatttaaaatttttcgAATTATCCATTTTTTGTTTGAAgaccattttttttctttttataatatttaatctaAAAGCCcccctttgttttttttttttaatccaatTAACCGAAATCCTAAAACTAAACTGAACAAGATCCGAAATTACCTTGGATATTAGCCGGTTCCCTACTTTATTACCCGAATCAAAATTTCTAATACTGAATGGTTCTAAACCTCTAGAATTACAGAACCAAAATAACCAAACTGAaaccgaaccgagaaccgaatatGCATTGCTAATTTTGCCGTTGATTACTTCATTCATCTCTCCTACTCTTCCTTCTTCTAATGTGCCTAATGTGAATAATGGGCCTAATGTGTGTTTATGGGcatagttttataataaaagtttgGCCCATTTATATTCCTACTTTCTTCAATTCATCCGGAGATTCGTCGCCGGAGACAGAAGCTTccgagaggaggaggaggaggcggagaaGAAGAGTTAAGTAGAGATGGGAGATGGAAGAGAAGGAGATTGGGAGTGTTTAGGTTGCAGTAACAGGAACTACGCGTTTCGATCATTCTGCAACAGATGCAAGCAGCCTCGTCTTTTCATGGACAACAATACCTCTCACAACTCCAAGTGGCTTCCTCGTGTCGGTGATTGGATCTGCACTGGTTCGTTAATCCTTCCTCTTCTTATTCAATTCAATTGTTCCATTTCTCAATACTCGTTACTCAAGATTGTGGATGTTACTGAATCGTAGTTCTGAGTTCAAAGTTTAAACCTTTTTCAAATACCCTTTTGATTTGATGATTAGATTTGTGGATTAGGCCTTAGGTTGAGCTGTTTTTTGGTGTATTCTGTGTGTATGGAACTTGCTGGTGTGGTGTATTCTCGTGTGCGTGCGTgcgtttgggtgtgtgtgtggTGTGGCAATAGGTTGCACTAACAACAATTATGCATCACGAGAAAAGTGCAAAAAGTGCGGACAACCAAAGGAAGTAGCAGCTTTGTCAGCACTTGCTATCCCTGGAGCGGCTTCCCATCTCAGTTACTTCACCACCACCCGTGGACCTGATCCAGCAAATCAAGCTTCGGCTGTTAAAGAATGGAGGAGCGGTGACTGGATCTGCACTTGTGGGTTTCACAACTATTCCTCTCGTATACAGGTGGCGAGCAAGTGGGTTTTAGAGTTCAGGTCTAGGCACTTTTTTGTTTACTCATTTCTCTTTTGTGTTATGTCTATGCAGTGCAAAAAGTGCAATGAAACAGCTCCACTAGGTATGACTGTTTCTCTAGTTTGCCAATGCTGTGCTATGTTATCATTCTgagaaagttttgtttttgagttGTAGCACTTGGAACGAAGAGATTAGCATCAGAAGTTTTGGCTCATGAATGGGATAGCAAAAGATTGAATCAAGGATATGTAAGCAATACTCAAGCGTGCATAATAATTGATTCTAGTTGCATAAGTCTTAGCTATGTTTCTTGTGTGTAGACAAGCATGCGACCACAGTCATCGTTATATGCATCTTTTCCTGGTATAAGCTCAGGCAGTATCTCAAACTGGCAACTTCCTCTCCCGTTTCTACAGCAACAACAGTTAACACCTGCTTTACTTGGATACGGGTACGGTTTTTGATCTCTTGTCTCCGTTGCTTTCTTTGTTTCTCCATAACTTGGCTGATTTGTGACTGATTAAGTAGAGCAAAACAATGGCGTGATGGAGACTGGATGTGCACAAACTGCAAGAATCACAATTATGCATCCCGATCAGAGTGCAATAGGTGAGTTTCAACTCTCTTCTACTTTACATTTGTTTCTTTGCATTGAGTTAAGGTTAACAAAGAATAATCATTTTGGTTTTCATTTCAGGTGCAAGACTAAACGAGATATCATTGAGCAGACCATAACTCCAGCACAATCTTAAAGAATCAAAAAGAGTGTTCTTTTACTGTCATTACAACCTTGTTTGATTTGGGGTACACATTACTCGAAACTGGCATGAATATAAGCCTTCAAAATGTTTTATAACCACAGAAAAGCTAAAAGCTTGTTTAGCCCTTCAAGATGTTTTTAGGATCAAGAGGAGGCGTATCAAGCTGATAAAGATTCAAAGCCGGTCCAACAAACCGGAAAAGAATCCAACCACCAATCACAATGTAGATTGAAGCATAAGCCAATTTGTTCAGCCAAAACAACAAACCTTTCTCTCCGACATAAAGCTCCAACGCTTTCTCGTTCAACGTCATCTCTTCCCATGGCTTCTGAACACTTTTCTCTGCTTTCTTCCCGTTTTGCCTTTCTCCTGAACCTTCTTCCCTCATTCTCCTTCTTGACCCTCGTTTGAACCTTATCTCCACTCCATCCAACGGCTGAGAGACCTTCTCTTCACTGCCGTTGTTGTTGCCACTGCTTGAGCAGTTTATCGAAAGAGATCGTCTTTCTTGACGACGCAACACGAACTGTATCTCTGTCATTGCTCCGTAAGATTGTTGCTTCAGATTGATGATGTTTGGTTTAGCTGAACTGGGAGCTAAGAAGTGAAgagttttcatttttgtttagttGGAAGATTCTGAAGATATGAAGAAGATAAGCAGCTCTTTTATCTCAGCCATTGAGATACCTTGTCCTTTGACACGTAGTAACCAGAAACTAATGGACTTTACTGAAATTACAAAGCCCATAAAAAGTTTATCGAAATGGCCCATACTGATATACCTTTCGTTGGTATTTAAATTACAAGCTAGACCTTGACACTCAATATTCATTCTATcttcttaaaaaaatttctttgttCTAAATGTGATACATTTGTAAAAATTGGTCTTATTACATCGAGTAATTTTTGATTATGTGTTTTAACCAtctactagattctgacccgccatTTCAAAaaacggatatattttttgttttaattgtttttgaaaattttaatttttacacctgaattttttgtaatcatatttgtgtttagtattaatttagtttgataGAATAATActctaaataaatgaaatacatagttagccataacatttatcaataggtcatattcatgttttaaaataatatattatatcatcGCTATTtggtattatatatatgatttaaactTATGTATAAGAAATATGAAAAACAGTTTTCTAAACTACAAATATAAGAATAGAGAACTATGAGTTAGTATAgtatataaaactaataaatttgGATTAAgatttgtaataaaataaaataaaagtatcatttaatttaaatgattacAAATTACTTATAGGCTTATAAGTTTGTGTCAAGATACATAATAAGTTAGGTAATTTAAAATTGTTCAAGGCCATAATTTTCAAACCCAATTATAAATGTCTTTTGTCCAGGAACCTTAAAAAGGTGTATTTGGAAAATGTAAACCAATATTAAGtaatctctttgttttttttttatattcatgtcGGCAAAATTATCGTTATGCTCTATTTCTCTATCTTCTTCGATGCTCTTGATATAACTAATAAGATGAAATCAAATGAGATTTTAATcaaagaaatttttttgtttaatgacATGGTGTTTTGGATCTGCTAGAGGAACGTGGTATTCTAGATGCTGAAGAACACTCGATGATGTATGGGATAAGGAACACATCATCACAAGGAATGGGAGATTTTCAGGCTGCAACACACCATTGTAATATGTTGGATTTAGCTGCGTACGGCCCTCAGTACACATGgacaaacaaaagagaagaatgTCTTATATCAAAGAAACTAGAACGAGTTCTGATAAATGATCATTGGCCTTGTTGATACCCTCGGTCTTACAGTGTTTTCGAAGCTGGAGGTTGCTCGGATCACTTACGCTGCAGGTTTCATCTAAGTTCAGCACTGAACCGGCTAAAAAGGCCTTTCAAGTTTGCCAATGCAGTTGCAGAACTAGAAGGTTTTAAGCCGCTAATGGAGAATTACTGGCAAACCACGATCCTATTTTCTTCTCAACATCCTCTCTCTCTATCCCTTCGCAAAGAAATTAAAAGCTCTTAAACCAAAAATCAGAGTGCTGGCAAAGGAAAGAATGGAAACTCTCTCTGTGAAAGCAAAAGAGGCTTATGAGAATCTGCGTATGCATAAAGAGGAGAACATCAGAAGCCCAACACAAGGAAACTTTAACATCGCAAGACTAGCAATGACATTAATCTACACAAAAGAGAAGAGATAGATTTGAGAGTGTTGGTTATTTTTTTCATGAAAATGTTTAGTTGCAAACACATCACATGGACTAGCTTTACTTCAATTCGTTTGTCTTACCTCCTATGTCACTATCTCTAATGAAATATCAAATTACAGGTTCTCCAAGAGATGTTCTGATAATGGTGTTGAGAGCGTTGGTTTCCGTATATTATGCGCGCGGTTTCTCTCTTCAATATTCAGGTATAGCTGATGCTCTACATGATGAAATGGAGGCTGAGCTGGTGGCCTAAGAGAAAGTGAAGACTTGGTTTACTAGAGAGGCTTTGCTGTTATGCTTGATGTTGTTTGTTCTTAGAAGCTATGAGTCTAGAATTCACAGTCGCCATGAGTCTATCAAAAACATTTGGCACCACAACAAGACAGAATCTCCAGAAACAACCTGAGATCACCAAAACCTCGCAGGCTCTTAACCAAGAACAGTAAGGACACTGTGAAGAGCCTCAGAAGCAATTATCTTATCATCAGAAGCCAATAGGACAGACGTTTTGACTTGACACATGTTCTCattttgccttttttttttcttttcaaagaacCTTCAAAGacttatcattttattttatcaactatcatttaagatttataagaaGCTGCCGTAGGCAAGTTATGCAAACTCTGGAATCTCTGCGAGCATCCTGCTCTCCAAAGACAATCTCTGTAACTAAGTTCTGTTCAAAGAGCTGATGTATCCAGGTATCATCCTCGTACTTAACAATGAAATGACGTTTTTTAACTTAACGACTCCATAATGTTCTTGCAACCAGAAACCTTTCAAGTACAACATGTTGAGTTGGTTTCTATCATTAAGACTGAAACCTCCGCTAGATTTTCTATAAGTAAGACATCCATTCTTGATCAAGTATAACATCCACAAATGCATCAGACCCCTTTTAGTCAGATATAATCCTTCAGACTTGCTGCAGCAATAACCCATCGACTTACCAGGATGTCTAAGTTTAACCTTTCCAAGCATCTTAGCTTCTCTGTTGAAGCTTTTGTCCAATATGAGATCATCTTTCCAGAAAATCTTCTTGACAGCAACGTCTCTTGCCGTTCTCAAACTCCACCTTGTAAATCTTCTCAACACTCCTCCCCGTTATAGTCCGTTGGTTGCTTCTGTTCATCTCCAAACCGTCTAACGTTCAGTCTCCCGGAGCAGTCTTGGTAGATATTGCTCCAACACAACCTAGTAATGGCGCACTTCCTGATGGCTTAACGAAGCCACCTTTGTCTCCCTTTATTTCAGGTAAGACGTTAAATATTCTCATTTTGATTTGACATTAGACTATCAGAGTAGCAATATCAGGTGAGTTGAATACATTGGTGTTTATTTCTCGTTCTTCCAGATTGCTGCAGACCAGATATGGTGCTGGAACATGTTCCTGAACGAATTTGCCTCCCAGCTAGGTCTCCTACCTCACCAAATTGAGCTGATCAACTTCTATATGCTAAGCTTATCAAGGATGAACATTTCAATGGATATCACGCCTCATTCTGGAATTAGTTTCTCAGCGAGTCAGGCATCGGCGATAAACTCTTCTCTTATCAGCCACAAGATTCAGCCAGGTATCATCAAAAGGAAGAGCTTTTAAACCTATTTGGCTAATCTCACATCCCTGACTCAAACTGAGCTAAATCTTATAACACAATATAcattttctaatatttaaaGTTGACAGCTTGGCACTCAATCCAGGGGGGTGATTAACTAAAATAGTTAGGGCGATGGTTCTACTACATAGTTACAAAGAGACAAGGAGTAACAATCACCTGAGTAGTTTTCCCGCAACCAGTTTCACCAGAGATGATAATAACCTGGCATATAGAATAAGAATATCAGTACTGGGAAGCATATTCATACAAATATTATATCTCAAATTCCgaagaaaaataacaaataacataTCAAACAAAAGTTCACAGAACCTGGTTGGATTCAACAGCAGATGTAAAATTGCGTCTCTAAAAGATGTAATGGGAAGCTTCGACCGCAGCTTAGAGATCTGTAATATAAaccaataaagaaaaaaaaaatttatttcacTTGCTGCTATATGTCCTTAGGCTAGAACTCAAGAACTGAGTATTCCTAACCTCCTGAAGACCTTTATCTGTCCTTAGCCTAGAACTCAAAGACGCCACCTTCTCTACAATATCTTCACACCGCTGATCTGTGGTTTCCGGAAAAAATCATCTCCTTGTTTACCAGAGCGGCCCACATATTTGTTAAATGAGGTTGCAGCAGTGTCTCCGTCACAAGGTGGATAGTGAGTAAACAATACTATAGAGTAACAACAATGAATGAGTCACTCACCCAGAACTCTTGGATTGAATACCCATTTGCTGTAGCCGCAGGTGTGCTTATCGCTGCCATAATCTCTGTGCTTGTTATTTGCTCCTGCGCACTGCGAGAAGAGAAAGCTCCTGATTCTCACAAAGAAGTTGGCATGTACCTCCCTGTTAGAACCGAGTTCGGTCGAAACTAGtaaagagaagacgaagaactcGTCTGTGGGTCTAACAAAGACGTTTTATAGATGAAGGTCTCAGGAACTAGTTACAGAGTAAGTGTAAAGAGAAAGACAAAGCAGAGCTCGAAGAGCTAGCCGGGAAACGATACAAGATAGCGGGTAGAGAGGAgtaaaaccctagatctagccgcCTTGTGAGTGTGTAAAAGTGTGGATCCCCTCTACGTTGTCCCCTTTCTTCCTTTTATAGACCTTCTTCTCGAGTTCGCCCTCACATCCGCTAGTCCGGGTGGGCTCATGTCGGTTGGCCGGCTTATTGGGCTTTTGTCATTTAGTCGCGCGGTCGACTAAAAGAGACCTTCCCGGGCCGCTCTCTCGGCCCACTTCTGGTTATGTTCAGGCCGTGTACTACTGTTCGTCGGGCCTCTAGAGAGGTGCAATCCTTCCCCTACAGTAAGTCCCCCCCAGTCTGTCTGTGATTAGTAACAGTTTAATCCTGACGGACTGTTCTGCATTGGAGGGGTCCGATGAACTGATGGATTCTGGTCTGGAGATGTCTCAGCATTGCGTTGGATGCGGACTCTGTTGCTGACTTGTGTTCTGGAGGCTGTTTTTAGTCGTGACACACCTTGGCTCAAAAATGCGATTTTACTCGCCAACTGTGCAATTTTAGTCGCTGACATGGCTCACCAAGTCGCGGTTTGTGGCGACGAGGCGCGCTGCTTAGTGTCGCGATGACATACGTATCGCAGTAAGAGTAGGACCGGGAAGTCATCCTTTGGCGGTTCGTCAAACGCGTGCTCATCCGACTTAACAAAGAAGTAGTATCGCTGCCAGTCCTTTGTCTTGTTTGGATGTCCGGTCAAAACATTGTAGGACGGACGCATCTTGATTGAGTGCGTTCCATGAGGCATAGGCCTCAAGAAAGTCAGCTCCTCAAAGGTCCTAACGCTCATCGGGATGTTAGCTTCGGCGGCCATAACCATTAAAGCAACCGCAATTCGGAAAGATCCATTCAGAAACTGGGTTATTGCCACTCCCCGACGGAGCGTATAAGCTGTAATCAGGCGCGGGATAGGGAACCATAACTTCGTATCTACACCAAAGTAGGATTCATAGATACACTGATACCCCACAGGCGGTGACCAAGGTCTCTGCCTAACCGACGGAATAAGATAAGTCACTCCAGCAGCTCCGCAAGACTTCAACAAGTGTTTCACGCTACTGTGCGTAGAGTAGCTGGGAAACACGTTCGTCCAACACTGTCCTGCAATTCCAGGATCGCGTAAAGTATCGCGAGAAATCGCCGGAAGCTCCTCGAAAAGATCGCCCGAGATATAACGTGTAGGCTTGTACTCGGGAGGCTCCACACTCTCTTTTCGGAGTCGTTTAATCGGAACCCTGAAAGCCCGCGCCTGCGCCTCGAGTCCATCGTTTCCGGCAACTTCGCGAGAAGAACCAGCGTTCTCCAACGCTCCCTCTCCACTGTCTCCCCCGTGCGCATCAACAACTGCCGAATCCCTCCCAGAAGCCGCATCCATCGCATCTTCCGAAGTGTCGCGGCGCAGTGCATCGGGATTGCGACGCAGTGAATCGGGATCGCCTTCCGGCGAACCGCTCGGCGACTCGATCGCCTTCGGATCTGAAAAGCCGACTGCAGCCTTTCCCTTCTCTTCGCGGGATAATCCCCTTCCCGACGCCATGACGACCAACCGAAGCACCAGATCTTACCGGTGGgacttagagagagaaagactAACAAAgttagagagaagggagagagaAAAGGGAATACCTGAAACAGCAGAGAAGAATAACAAAAGTGAAGAGAAGCCACCCATTTATAGCAAAGGAAGAAGCACGATTCCCAAAACATCATTATTAGGTCTAAATAGGCCTAAATGGGCCTTAATTAGGCCCGTAATCTCTCTTTCATCACTTGCAACAGTCACATCACCCAATCAAATCGAGGATTAGGATCAGCAGAAATCAAATCGGATCGTACCAAGACCAAACCGGTGTGAACCGGCCCCCGGTCTGCCCTGTCGCCTAACTCATCCGG is a genomic window containing:
- the LOC130496683 gene encoding uncharacterized protein LOC130496683: MASGRGLSREEKGKAAVGFSDPKAIESPSGSPEGDPDSLRRNPDALRRDTSEDAMDAASGRDSAVVDAHGGDSGEGALENAGSSREVAGNDGLEAQARAFRVPIKRLRKESVEPPEYKPTRYISGDLFEELPAISRDTLRDPGIAGQCWTNVFPSYSTHSSVKHLLKSCGAAGVTYLIPSVRQRPWSPPVGYQCIYESYFGVDTKLWFPIPRLITAYTLRRGVAITQFLNGSFRIAVALMVMAAEANIPMSVRTFEELTFLRPMPHGTHSIKMRPSYNVLTGHPNKTKDWQRYYFFVKSDEHAFDEPPKDDFPVLLLLRYVCHRDTKQRASSPQTATW
- the LOC108813880 gene encoding uncharacterized protein LOC108813880: MGDGREGDWECLGCSNRNYAFRSFCNRCKQPRLFMDNNTSHNSKWLPRVGDWICTGCTNNNYASREKCKKCGQPKEVAALSALAIPGAASHLSYFTTTRGPDPANQASAVKEWRSGDWICTCGFHNYSSRIQCKKCNETAPLALGTKRLASEVLAHEWDSKRLNQGYTSMRPQSSLYASFPGISSGSISNWQLPLPFLQQQQLTPALLGYGAKQWRDGDWMCTNCKNHNYASRSECNRCKTKRDIIEQTITPAQS
- the LOC108813881 gene encoding uncharacterized protein LOC108813881 isoform X1, with the translated sequence MKTLHFLAPSSAKPNIINLKQQSYGAMTEIQFVLRRQERRSLSINCSSSGNNNGSEEKVSQPLDGVEIRFKRGSRRRMREEGSGERQNGKKAEKSVQKPWEEMTLNEKALELYVGEKGLLFWLNKLAYASIYIVIGGWILFRFVGPALNLYQLDTPPLDPKNILKG
- the LOC108813881 gene encoding uncharacterized protein LOC108813881 isoform X2, with the protein product MKTLHFLAPSSAKPNIINLKQQSYGAMTEIQFVLRRQERRSLSINCSSSGNNNGSEEKVSQPLDGVEIRFKRGSRRRMREEGSGERQNGKKAEKSVQKPWEEMTLNEKALELYVGEKVCAHPVSITPLFCST